TGATGTGGTGGTGTGGGACAACCGCTGTGTGCTGCATCGCGCGCGTCCGTTCGACCACGCCGAACCACGGGTGATGAAGCACACCCGCGTGTCCGGCGATCCAGCTTCTGAGCTGGCCGTTCGGGGCGACCAGATTGCACAATAGGCGAAACGAGGAATATCTTCGGTCCGCAAAGAGAAATTGGTGCAGCGACGGAGCTAAGTGACGGATCTCGCGGAGGGATTCTTCACTTCGCTTTCGAGCTAGTCAGGCAACGTTTGTTTACTTCTCTGCTGTAATCTTTTCCCTTCCATCTAGATATGGACGCAACGCAGGTGGAATGACCACAGAGCCATCTTCCTGTTGGTAGTTCTCTAAAATCGCAATCCACAGACGACCAATTGCGAGACCCGAGCCATTCAGCGTGTGGACAAACTCAGGCTTCGCCTTTGGTTCGCGACGAAAGCGAATCTGCGCCCGTCGCGCTTGGAATGCCTCACAATTCGAGCAGGATGAGATCTCGCGATAGGTATTCTGGCTCGGGAGCCACACTTCGATGTCATAGGTCTTGGCAGAACCGAAGCCCATATCGCCGGTGGACAAAACAACCGTCCGATAGGCGAGCCCTAACGTTTCAAGGACAGCTTCGGCATTGCGCGTGAGGGCTTCGAGTTCCTGATAGGAATCCTCTGGGCGTGTCAGCTTTACCAGCTCGACCTTATCGAATTGATGCTGGCGAATGAGACCGCGCACGTCTCTACCATAACTTCCTGCCTCCGAGCGAAAACACGGAGTGTAAGCGGTCATCTTCATAGGTAACTGACTGTTATCGAGAATCTCGCCAGCGTAGATATTGGTGACGGGTACTTCCGCGGTAGGAATCAAATAAAAGTTGCGCTCGTCGGTCAGCTTAAATAGATCAGCCTCAAACTTCGGCAATTGCCCGGTGCCGTATAAAGTTTGGCTATTCACCATAAATGGTGGGAGTACCTCAGTGTAGCCATGTGTCTGCGTGTGCAGGTCGAGACAAAAGTTAATCAATGCGCGTTCAAGCCGGGCACCCAGGCCTTTCAGAATCGAGAACCGGGCACCGGTTATTTTTGTCGCTCGTTCGAGATCAAGAATGCCCAGTGCTGTGCCGACATCGACATGATCACGCGGAGTGAAAGAAAACTGCAGCGGCTCACCCCAGTGTTTCACGACCTGATTAGCTGACTCATCAGCCCCAACCGGAACACTCTCATGCGGCAAGTTCGGCAGCGTCGCCAGCAGTCCATTGAGTTCGTTTTCCACTGCCGCGAGGTCAGCTTCGATAGCTGGCATACGCTCACCCATCTTACGCACCGCAGCGCCACGCTTCTCAGCTTCTTCCTTCTGGCCCGCTTTCATCAACTTGCCGATTTCCTGACTCTCGCGATTACGTGCAGCTTTGAGGTCCTCGCCCTCACGGATAAGTGCCCGTCGCCGTTCATCAAGCGTCGTAAAGCTCTCCAGTGCCGCGAGCGGAAAGTTACGCTGTTCAAGTTTAGTTCGCACCACCGTCAAGTGGGTACGCAGAAGATTCACATCATGCATTGGTGTACATGCTCCTCACTACTGACCGCAAGTCAGGACAGTAACGTAGCGGTCTAGTTGGGACTGTCAACTGACTGATAAGTTTTCTATCGCAAGCGAATATTGATTCCCTCAAGAAAGTATCGTTGGCTTTTCCTATCAAAGCGAACACAACGTATTCTCTGTCCTTCAGTGAAACCTTTTTGTACGAGGTCAGCGTTCAGATCGTGCACTAGCTTTGCAAGTCTTGCTTTCGTAGTTTCGTTTTCTCTCGAAGCTTCGGGGAACACTGTGCGGCAAAGGTTGTCAGCAGTGGCAGAACGCGGCTCCGTAGCGATTCGTCGTA
Above is a window of Deltaproteobacteria bacterium DNA encoding:
- the serS gene encoding serine--tRNA ligase produces the protein MHDVNLLRTHLTVVRTKLEQRNFPLAALESFTTLDERRRALIREGEDLKAARNRESQEIGKLMKAGQKEEAEKRGAAVRKMGERMPAIEADLAAVENELNGLLATLPNLPHESVPVGADESANQVVKHWGEPLQFSFTPRDHVDVGTALGILDLERATKITGARFSILKGLGARLERALINFCLDLHTQTHGYTEVLPPFMVNSQTLYGTGQLPKFEADLFKLTDERNFYLIPTAEVPVTNIYAGEILDNSQLPMKMTAYTPCFRSEAGSYGRDVRGLIRQHQFDKVELVKLTRPEDSYQELEALTRNAEAVLETLGLAYRTVVLSTGDMGFGSAKTYDIEVWLPSQNTYREISSCSNCEAFQARRAQIRFRREPKAKPEFVHTLNGSGLAIGRLWIAILENYQQEDGSVVIPPALRPYLDGREKITAEK
- a CDS encoding TauD/TfdA family dioxygenase — translated: MTFACQAPRTYTHAWKPGDVVVWDNRCVLHRARPFDHAEPRVMKHTRVSGDPASELAVRGDQIAQ